Proteins encoded together in one Pyxidicoccus trucidator window:
- a CDS encoding RNA polymerase sigma factor, translated as MSRAPHSKALPAVPARPVSFDTLYEEHAEDVFFWAMRYAAGRSGWAEDVTHDVFLKAWEHRAWLREEDVRGWLFRVTQNVALSALRRENTFQRRLAALLFPSQRTETESTPEAALERREAVRSATAALDRLPGQERVVMGLKMLDDLSQREIAQLLSLSEGYVSKLISRAQGRLAAWGWKVDDGAP; from the coding sequence ATGTCGCGCGCCCCCCACTCCAAGGCCCTGCCTGCCGTGCCTGCCCGCCCTGTGTCGTTCGACACGCTCTACGAGGAGCACGCCGAGGATGTCTTCTTCTGGGCCATGCGGTATGCGGCGGGCCGCTCGGGCTGGGCCGAAGACGTGACGCACGATGTCTTCCTCAAGGCCTGGGAGCACCGGGCCTGGCTGCGCGAGGAGGACGTGAGGGGCTGGCTGTTTCGCGTCACGCAGAACGTGGCGCTCTCCGCCCTGCGGCGCGAGAACACGTTTCAACGGCGCCTCGCCGCCCTCCTCTTTCCGTCGCAGCGCACGGAGACGGAGTCCACGCCCGAGGCGGCCCTCGAGCGGCGAGAGGCGGTGCGCAGCGCCACGGCGGCGCTGGACCGCTTGCCGGGACAGGAGCGGGTGGTGATGGGTTTGAAGATGCTGGATGACCTGAGCCAGCGCGAGATTGCCCAGCTCCTCTCGCTGTCGGAGGGCTACGTGTCGAAGTTGATCAGCCGCGCCCAGGGCCGCCTGGCGGCGTGGGGATGGAAGGTGGACGATGGAGCCCCGTGA
- a CDS encoding VOC family protein: protein MSSKVSPFLWFNDSAEEAAEFYLSVFPQARKVTELRSKGVGPWPEGKIATIVIELEGQEMTFMNGGPAHQLTPAFSFFVRCDSQEELDAYWEKLMAGGGKPMACGWLTDRFGLCWQVVPRNVEELLRHPKAMQAMMGMIKMDIAALEAAARER, encoded by the coding sequence ATGTCCAGCAAGGTCTCACCGTTTCTCTGGTTCAACGACAGCGCGGAAGAAGCCGCTGAGTTCTACCTCAGCGTCTTTCCGCAGGCGCGCAAGGTCACGGAGCTGCGCTCGAAGGGCGTCGGGCCCTGGCCGGAAGGCAAGATCGCGACCATCGTCATCGAGCTCGAAGGCCAGGAGATGACGTTCATGAACGGCGGGCCCGCGCACCAGCTCACCCCGGCGTTCTCGTTCTTCGTGCGGTGCGATTCGCAGGAAGAGCTCGACGCGTACTGGGAGAAGCTGATGGCGGGTGGTGGAAAGCCCATGGCCTGTGGCTGGCTGACCGACCGCTTCGGCCTGTGCTGGCAGGTCGTGCCACGCAATGTCGAGGAGCTGCTGCGCCATCCCAAGGCCATGCAGGCCATGATGGGCATGATCAAGATGGACATCGCGGCGCTGGAAGCCGCGGCGCGTGAGCGCTGA
- a CDS encoding FecR domain-containing protein has product MEPRDFRAELRREDQLRREQGMSPAARARLESRLRGAREPKPARYRRPVGWMLAASAAALALAVYFWSAPSARSLGGLEVAQATADLRVREDAAGVEIQRGEAALVDDARGLALRNLGPLVVRREPSGVRLVRGRAEFSVERRKPGASPAVVLVSGGAIEVMGTRFTVEEREAGGAVTLHEGAIVFRRLTGEVVPLRPGQTLGWPVAEPAEPARRGLASPEPEPPQPPAPPSPEVASSRPPAAAGRAPSVEEVLRELEVLRGRHEFERAARHLEAAMRKQPIATRERLSFELGSLLTHQLKDAQRACAHWARHERQFPRGRYAEAVQRARETLSCQARDGETGR; this is encoded by the coding sequence ATGGAGCCCCGTGACTTCCGCGCCGAGCTCCGGCGTGAAGACCAGCTCCGCCGCGAGCAGGGGATGTCCCCGGCCGCCCGGGCCCGGCTGGAGTCTCGGCTGCGGGGCGCCCGCGAGCCGAAGCCGGCACGGTACAGGCGCCCCGTGGGGTGGATGCTCGCCGCGTCGGCAGCGGCGCTGGCCCTCGCGGTGTACTTCTGGAGCGCTCCGTCCGCACGCTCGCTCGGGGGGCTCGAAGTCGCGCAGGCCACTGCCGACCTGAGGGTGCGGGAAGACGCCGCGGGGGTGGAAATCCAGAGGGGTGAGGCCGCCCTGGTGGACGACGCCCGGGGCCTCGCCCTTCGGAACCTGGGGCCGCTCGTCGTTCGTCGCGAGCCGTCGGGGGTGCGACTGGTCCGCGGCCGCGCGGAGTTCTCGGTGGAGCGCCGAAAGCCAGGGGCCTCCCCCGCTGTCGTGCTCGTGTCGGGTGGGGCGATTGAGGTCATGGGCACGCGCTTCACGGTGGAGGAGCGGGAAGCGGGAGGAGCGGTCACCCTGCACGAAGGCGCCATTGTCTTCCGTCGGCTCACGGGTGAGGTGGTTCCGCTTCGGCCGGGGCAGACGTTGGGGTGGCCGGTGGCCGAACCCGCCGAGCCAGCACGTCGCGGGCTGGCGTCGCCCGAGCCGGAGCCGCCCCAGCCCCCGGCGCCGCCCAGCCCGGAGGTCGCTTCCTCCCGCCCCCCCGCCGCGGCAGGCCGTGCCCCGAGCGTGGAGGAAGTCTTGCGAGAGCTGGAGGTCCTTCGCGGTCGGCACGAGTTCGAGCGAGCGGCGCGGCACCTCGAGGCGGCGATGCGCAAGCAGCCCATAGCGACGCGGGAGCGCCTCAGCTTCGAGCTGGGCTCGCTGCTCACGCACCAGCTCAAGGACGCGCAGCGCGCCTGTGCGCACTGGGCCCGCCACGAACGACAGTTCCCGCGTGGGCGCTATGCAGAGGCAGTCCAGCGTGCCCGTGAGACGCTGTCCTGTCAGGCCCGTGACGGGGAGACAGGGCGATGA